A DNA window from Rhineura floridana isolate rRhiFlo1 chromosome 11, rRhiFlo1.hap2, whole genome shotgun sequence contains the following coding sequences:
- the LOC133368013 gene encoding olfactory receptor 6N2-like — MESTNNTLVTELDLVGFLDLENYAMLLFVIFFVIYLLILGANAIIFTLICVTPRLHIPMYFFIAVLAVLEVFYTTVTMPRMLVDLLRSKKSISFNGCLLQIYFFHSLGISEACLLTAMAYDRYLAICTPLNYTTRMTTKFCFQLVLGCCACGFACPLPEIILTSRLPFCQSSHIDHIFCDFPPLISLACTDISTNIAVDFSLHSIVILAPIFLILLSYTKILKVIVKIKSSEGRQKAFSTCASHLIVVLTFFGTISFMYMRLTWMGSVHYDRFIAVFYAFLIPLFNPVIYTLRNKEIRDVIRRIIGSPAPACGSNRCIGF; from the coding sequence ATGGAATCCACCAATAACACCTTGGTGACTGAGCTTGATCTGGTTGGATTCCTAGACCTGGAGAACTATGCCATGCTCCTCTTTGTCATCTTCTTTGTCATCTACCTGCTCATCCTCGGTGCCAATGCTATCATCTTCACCCTCATCTGTGTCACGCCTCGCCTTCACATCCCCATGTATTTTTTTATTGCTGTGTTGGCTGTTTTGGAGGTGTTCTATACCACCGTCACCATGCCCAGGATGCTGGTGGACCTTTTGAGAAGCAAGAAGTCCATCTCTTTTAACGGCTGCCTTCTGCAAATCTATTTCTTCCATAGCCTGGGGATTTCAGAGGCTTGCTTGCTCACGGCGATGGCTTACGACCGGTACTTAGCCATCTGTACCCCATTAAATTATACAACCAGGATGACGACCAAATTTTGCTTCCAGCTGGTGCTGGGATGCTGTGCATGTGGCTTTGCATGTCCATTGCCAGAGATCATCCTGACGTCAAGGTTGCCCTTCTGTCAGTCCAGTCACATTGATCATATATTCTGTGATTTCCCTCCATTGATCAGTCTTGCTTGCACAGACATATCAACCAACATTGCGGTCGATTTCTCCCTTCACTCTATCGTCATTCTGGCCCCCATTTTTCTTATCCTCCTCTCGTACACAAAGATATTGAAAGTCATTGTCAAGATCAAGAGCTCAGAGGGACGCCAGAAAGCTTTTTCCACCTGTGCCTCACACCTCATTGTGGTCCTTACCTTTTTTGGAACTATTAGTTTCATGTACATGCGCTTAACATGGATGGGGTCAGTCCACTATGATAGGTTCATTGCAGTGTTCTATGCCTTTCTCATCCCTCTCTTCAACCCCGTTATCTATACTTTGAGAAACAAAGAAATCAGGGATGTGATCAGGAGGATCATCGGTTCTCCTGCTCCAGCATGTGGCAGCAACAGATGCATTGGTTTCTGA
- the LOC133368014 gene encoding olfactory receptor 6N2-like, whose amino-acid sequence METPNETGMVIDFELVGFLDLQDFYILLFTILLVVYFLILCGNTIIFSLIQASPRFHNPMYFFIAALAVLEMCYTTVTIPKMLADLLQRKSRISFTGCLLQVYFFHALGITECCLLTVMAYDRYLAICMPLNYRTTMTTKHCSQLLVGCCACGFACPMPEIILTSRLPFCGATRVKHIFCDFPPLFSLACTDMSTVIMIDFVVHSFVILGPVFLIVLSYIKILSVVAKIQSPEGRQKAFSTCASHLIVVLAFFGTTGFMYVRLTRARSFYYERIIAVIYAVLTPLFNPIVYSLRNKEIQEEIRKMVKLPDLPF is encoded by the coding sequence ATGGAAACCCCCAATGAAACTGGGATGGTGATTGACTTTGAATTGGTTGGGTTCCTGGACCTTCAGGATTTCTACATATTGCTTTTTACCATCTTGTTAGTGGTTTACTttctcattctctgtgggaacaCCATCATATTCTCCCTCATTCAGGCTAGCCCCCGTTTTCACAACCCCATGTATTTTTTCATCGCTGCGTTGGCTGTTCTGGAGATGTGCTACACGACTGTCACCATCCCCAAGATGTTGGCAGATCTGCTGCAGAGAAAGAGCCGCATCTCCTTCACTGGCTGCCTTCTGCAAGTCTATTTCTTCCACGCCCTGGGGATCACAGAATGCTGTCTGCTCACGGTGATGGCTTATGACCGGTACTTAGCCATCTGCATGCCATTAAACTATAGAACCACCATGACAACCAAACATTGTTCCCAGCTGCTGGTGGGATGCTGTGCTTGTGGCTTTGCATGCCCCATGCCAGAAATCATCCTCACTTCCAGACTGCCGTTCTGCGGGGCCACTCGTGTCAAGCATATATTCTGTGATTTCCCTCCATTGTTTAGTCTCGCCTGTACTGACATGTCCACCGTCATCATGATAGACTTTGTCGTCCATTCCTTTGTCATCCTTGGGCCTGTCTTTCTTATAGTCCTCTCTTACATCAAGATCTTGTCTGTTGTAGCCAAGATCCAGAGCCCAGAAGGCCGCCAGAAGGCCTTTTCCACCTGTGCCTCCCATCTCATTGTAGTCTTGGCCTTTTTTGGAACCACTGGGTTCATGTATGTCCGCTTGACTCGTGCCAGATCATTCTATTATGAAAGGATCATAGCAGTGATCTATGCTGTCCTCACTCCCCTCTTCAACCCCATTGTTTATAGCCTGAGAAACAAAGAAATTCaggaagagataagaaaaatgGTTAAACTTCCAGATCTGCCATTCTAG
- the LOC133366195 gene encoding uncharacterized protein LOC133366195 — protein MEPHVLLQLLKLHLEVLVAVLHSTISQCNAYLFSIRRRQRRRLLIGRAIQNHILRTRRVIQRRRSSRHMVPIVTLLESGPKLRRWWVCPTKQHWWERSMLGTWDDERWIESFQMSRGTLFEIADILRPQLQRQRTIMREAIPVEKRVAIAVWWLSNLKCYREVAAQFGVGRSTVGEIVLEVCFAIKHLLVHQTIYLGDYWKIMDGFREMGFPHCVGVMDLTHLSIIAATGQGDECNKPKNFCSILLQGTTDHTGRFTNIEVGWSGKSHDDVLIFRKSALCQAMDEGTFVPGNPTINIQGVEIPPLILADSTYPMQKWLMKPYGDPLDQRKTIYNSTFKLCHSVVQQAFGRLKARWRCLTARLPVAEENVVAVVTACVVLHNICETKGHAVPDGPDITEHVLLAAYNEDYHSYENSDETGGEEVRSAITHYLAGNTEC, from the exons ATGGAACCTCATGTGTTGCTCCAGCTGCTGAAACTACATCTTGAAGTTTTGGTTGCTGTACTCCATTCAACCATCAGCCAATGTAATGCATATCTGTTCAGTATCCGAAGGCGGCAGAGGAGGAGACTACTGATAGGCCGGGCAATTCAGAACCATATTTTGAGGACTAGACGTGTCATCCAGAGGAGGAGAAGCTCCAGACATATGGTTCCTATTGTCACCTTGCTGGAAAGTGGACCAAAATTACGGCGCTGGTGGGTCTGTCCCACTAAGCAGCATTGGTGGGAGCGTTCTATGCTTGGAACCTGGGATGATGAAAGGTGGATTGAGAGTTTCCAAATGAGCCGAGGCACCCTCTTTGAAATTGCAGACATACTCCGACCCCAGCTCCAGAGGCAGAGAACCATCATGCGAGAAGCCATCCCTGTTGAGAAGCGGGTGGCTATAGCTGTATGGTGGCTTTCTAATCTGAAATGCTATCGTGAAGTTGCAGCACAGTTTGGAGTTGGGAGGTCAACAGTGGGAGAGATTGTTCTGGAGGTGTGCTTTGCCATCAAGCATCTGCTTGTCCACCAGACAATTTACTTGGGTGACTACTGGAAG ATCATGGATGGTTTCAGGGAGATGGGGTTTCCCCACTGCGTTGGTGTCATGGACTTGACACATCTGTCCATAATAGCTGCTACAGGTCAGGGAGATGAGTGCAACAAACCCAAGAATTTCTGTTCCATTCTACTTCAAGGGACAACTGACCACACTGGCCGTTTTACTAACATTGAAGTAGGATGGAGTGGGAAAAGCCATGATGATGTGTTGATCTTCCGtaaatctgcactgtgccaggccATGGATGAGGGCACTTTTGTTCCAGGGAACCCAACTATCAACATCCAGGGTGTGGAGATTCCACCACTAATACTGGCTGACAGCACCTATCCTATGCAGAAGTGGCTCATGAAACCATATGGAGACCCCCTGGATCAGAGGAAGACCATCTACAACAGCACTTTCAAACTTTGTCACAGTGTTGTTCAGCAGGCCTTTGGGAGACTGAAGGCAAGGTGGAGATGCCTCACTGCTAGGCTGCCAGTGGCAGAGGAGAATGTTGTGGCAGTCGTCACGGCATGTGTTGTGCTGCATAATATTTGTGAGACAAAGGGACATGCAGTGCCAGATGGTCCGGACATTACTGAGCATGTACTGTTGGCAGCATATAATGAGGACTACCATTCTTATGAGAACAGCGATGAAACAGGAGGTGAGGAAGTGCGCAGTGCAATCACACATTACCTTGCAGGAAATACGGAATGCTAA
- the LOC133366409 gene encoding olfactory receptor 5V1-like: MGNQTATTAFVFLGFSSFPEPQVLFFILFLTMYITTLLGNGLILATGWLDSGLCVPMYYFIRHLSFLDICYTSVTLPHMLKNLLAETKTISIQGCLVQLYFLVTFVGVECLLLAVMAYDRYVAICHPLMYTLFMNRKMCAQLVAASWTCGFLNSVLHTVMTALLPFCGSRNLDHLFCDVPQLLKLSCTDTFPNQITLLVVTMLLGVSPFLCIVVSYVNIVAAVLKIRTTQGRRKAFSTCTSHLMVVTLFYSTCMFNYNRPSASHSIYIDILASVFYNVVTPMLNPIIYCLRNKEMKEALKRVLHPKMPSSL; the protein is encoded by the coding sequence ATGGGAAATCAAACTGCAACAACAGCATTTGTCTTCCTTGGCTTCTCCAGCTTCCCAGAGCCCCAAGTGTTGTTCTTTATCCTGTTTCTGACCATGTACATCACCACCTTGCTTGGCAATGGTCTTATTCTGGCCACTGGATGGCTAGATTCTGGCCTCTGTGTGCCCATGTACTACTTTATCCGGCACCTGTCATTCCTGGACATCTGCTACACATCCGTCACGCTGCCCCACATGCTTAAGAATCTGTTGGCAGAGACAAAGACCATCTCCATCCAAGGCTGCCTAGTACAGCTTTACTTCTTAGTGACGTTTGTAGGTGTTGAGTGCCTCCTTCTGGCTGTGATGGCCTATGATCGATATGTTGCCATCTGCCATCCACTTATGTACACCCTCTTCATGAATAGGAAAATGTGTGCCCAGCTGGTGGCGGCCTCTTGGACCTGTGGCTTCCTCAATTCAGTCCTGCACACTGTCATGACCGCTCTCCTGCCCTTCTGCGGCTCTCGCAACCTGGACCATTTGTTCTGTGATGTCCCCCAACTACTTAAGCTGTCTTGCACAGACACGTTCCCCAACCAGATCACCTTGCTGGTAGTAACTATGCTGCTTGGTGTCAGTCCTTTTCTCTGCATCGTGGTGTCCTATGTTAACATCGTGGCAGCTGTCTTGAAGATCCGCACGACCCAAGGCCGCCGCAAAGCCTTCTCCACCTGTACTTCGCACCTCATGGTGGTCACCTTATTCTACTCCACCTGCATGTTCAATTATAACAGGCCCAGCGCTAGCCATTCTATATATATAGACATCCTGGCATCTGTGTTCTACAATGTTGTGACGCCCATGCTGAACCCTATCATATATTGCCTGAGAAACAAAGAAATGAAGGAAGCTCTGAAGCGTGTGCTCCACCCCAAGATGCCATCTTCCCTCTAG